The nucleotide sequence TGATCAATCAGCTGGTTGACGGCATAGCACTCCTGCTCAGGATTTTGTTCAAGTTGAATCAGGGTTTCAATCTCTTTTAACGACATGTCCAAGGCCCGACAACGCTTGATAAAAAGCAGTCTTTTTAATGCGTCTTCACCATAATAACGATACTGATTACTTGCTCGAAAATTCGGCTGAATAAAGCCTTTTTTCTCATAAAAACGTAAGGTATCGGTGCTTAGACCAGTCTTTTTGGCCATTTCTGAAATCAAATAAACTGACATATCGTCCTCATGCTTGACCTTGGAGTTAGTCCATAGTTTCTAATCAATTTATCGTATTTTAGATAAAAAATCATCGGGGGAGTTATATGGCCTGTAGTTGTAGTCCTGAACCGGCACCCATCAAGCCCAACAGC is from Acinetobacter lwoffii and encodes:
- a CDS encoding Cd(II)/Pb(II)-responsive transcriptional regulator, translating into MSVYLISEMAKKTGLSTDTLRFYEKKGFIQPNFRASNQYRYYGEDALKRLLFIKRCRALDMSLKEIETLIQLEQNPEQECYAVNQLIDQHLSDISNKIKELQIFEQQLITLRESCNTPTTIDHCQILKTLENPEND